aatgtagataagagaaacaggttaatttaaattataagagctagtgagacacgCATAGGTAAAGAAAAGCATTCATAAATAATTATGAGTCTCCTTGTCATGATTTGGTAGCTTAAGGGTGCACCAATAGAAAGCATGATACAAAAAATATGATATTCTATTGTTACTGGAATTATTCTGTACAGTTAGTTTCCATTATTTCCACAATCTTGTGTAATATCAAAATAATAAGCCAGATCAAATTTTTATCAACAagcaattaaaattatatatataatcttacatagatatataattttatatgtattatataaccAGATATATATACCTACTGTTtactataattaataataaagacATATTGAAAAGTCATGTGGTAACTTACTATTGTGAAAACTCCCTAAAGtaaataagataatttaaatttcattatgcTATATAGAGGAGATAATGCTCCAACtagaaattttaagtaaattatttgCAACAACTGTGGGTTTGGTCCTGGGTTTCAGCACCAACaatgtaagtaaatttgttggAACAACACTGGGGAAAGGTGTCCTCACTACCTGgagagtcaggcaacaccttgagctgcttaggacagctctaaCAGCTGGAACTGCAAGGGGACATTTCAGCCATGGAGGGCAAGGTATTCCAGACGCCTCAAGCTTCACAGAAAAATAgttctgccctgaaggtgtcctggactcctggagctgtttagcgcatctctgatggctggaactgcaaGGAAGAagcccaaccctggaagggaaatttttctgacttttctGGAAAGTCAGGCCTAGAACTGCTTCACCAGGGAAGGGTATCATGACTGTTCTGGAAAGTCAAGGTATATTTACCTGGTGTGATAGGGGATGGTCTCCACACAGGATATATCAATCCTGTTCTGCTCCTGAagagccactacagctgagctttgctcagcccccacctAAGGCATCTTCCTAGCAGAgttctgcttctccagcctaaaatgttgcttcttttgcttcactctgcaaaaggggaaacctctgcagaaatgtagcaatctttTCTGGCTCTGGGGAAGAGTGCAACTTTTTCAACTCTCTTTTGCTCTGTCCATTGAGGGACCTCTCAGGAAAGATATTCTATTAAGCTCCACCTTGCTCTGCTCTTTCAACTCTCCTTTGTTTTCTCCACTGAGGGACTTCTCAGCAAGGGTtttctctatgccagtgaatgaagatcttcacacccaaaaaatcttttgagaaagagatttatttgggaaggaggagtccaggagagtagctacCTCAAACTGAGTGAAGAGAACAGCATTTTTTAATGGACTAGACATGGTGGTTTACACAGGATATCTTGGGGGTGTAGTAAACTAGGGGTTGACTTGGGGCCCAaggttctactgtcctgctctgtgattggttggtttcacaagtcagttagCCAGGGGAAGAGATGGTTCTGATCTGACTAAACCAAACTGTGTtgctttctgccctgatctgagaCATCTTTCTCTACTTCTGGGCTCCATGGTGATGGTGCTTTTCTTTAGCCAGCCCTTTTCCCTACAGAAATCATATGCTACCAAGTAAAATTTCAAGTACCAGGAATTAGTTACATCTTTTCAGTAGTTGGTCAAAGGGTTGCCACAGTCCACCACCACCCAACATCATAGGCTATTGTCAGTGTTATTGATTACCTTCCACAACCTGATAGTAAGGCCTTATTCCTGAACACAGAACTTAACTTAtatcattgaatatggagaaaaGGATCTGGTATACAAGAGGAAGTATCATCAAGGACGATTATCATTAATAGTCCTGGAAGTTACTGTGCAcactgcaggagaagaaaatcaATCATCAGTATGACACATCTACAAAAGTGAGCTATCTTcaagatatactggtgcaatAATGGTACAAACTTTGTGGGAGAAGTCAACaacttttaattgaatttaaatcCAACTCCATCAGATAAAACCCATAACTAACACTGATAATAAGCCCAATCCTTCAACAAAAGAAtgacaaatgaaaatgtaatacatacatacaattctaCTCAGctgcagagaaaaatgaagtcatgaaaatTTTCAGATAACTGGGTGAAACTAAAAAGTATTATAatgagagaggtaacccagacatgGAAAACAAATGCTAAATGTTCCTCCTTCTTTGTGCTTCCTGTCTACACATTTGCAGATATGCATTCATAACCTGGAATAACTACAGAACTAAGAAAGAAAACCTggagcaattaatgaaaaagctCGAGATACAGGAATAGCATACAGGTGCTACAAagggagaaatagaagaaattcaGGGACTTGAACTGATATGGGTACAGAGAGAATACAGagtgacagagaggaaggagagataaaTACTACCAAGGATGTTTGGAGAGACACAGGGAAGTTTATTATCTCATATTTATCTAAAGTCATATATAATATGCATGTATtaacatgtattttaaagatgttatGAAATTTATAATGATAATACTCCCTCCAAGTGCCATGGACTGTAAGGGAAAACTCTAGCACCATGCATGAGAAACTCCCTCTCTAGTTGTTCACGGTACTCCAAGCAACCTTCAAAACAATACCAAGTATTATTGCCCTTGATTGATTGGCACACAGAACTTAGATTACAACTCTGTTGCCAAACTGCAATACACTTTAGACACAGAATTCGTAGGAATTGAACTGAAATTGACCTGGAACCTCTTATTTGACAAGTGGCTTTCATAAAGTGAAAAGCTTCCGAGGGAGAAGAGCAATCACTCGGCTTATCCAGGTGTGATatctgtgaaccacaacaataacTTGACTAGCAAGATATCCATGATGATGCAAAAGTGGAGCTTTCATCTTTGGGTTTTCAAGGGTTGACTAATCGAACTTAAGGCACACTCAACTAGTGGGAAGCCATGTCTGGCACTGTACACATAGACAACCACTTTGACCTGGAACCACATAGATCTAAGAGGTGAACCTGCTACTACAAGTACCAGAATCCAGTATAGTTTCTATCTGTTTTCTTAATACCTATCtcttacacacagataaatataattcttacccTCATCAAAAAaagcttctggggctggagagatggctcagaggttaagaacactggctgttcttccagaggtcctgagttcaattcccagcactcacatggtggctcacaaccatctctaatgagatctggctccctcttctggcctgcaggggtatatgcaggcagaacactgtatacataataaataaataaataaatctttttttttaaaaaaaaaaagcttctgttTGCAACATATGGAGACTATTACAAAGTCCCACAACTGgtaaaaatgcaaagaataatTGACTGCAAGGTGCCCAACCACAACTGATGAATCTGCAATGAGTTCATTTAATTGAaaggttggaaaaaacacagaagaggggacagaaatcCCCCAGCAGCTAAGGATCCTAATTGATGGGACATATACCCTAGACATGACAGGAAAATACACCTATGAACTCTCAAAAGTATATGTAGTCAAATATGCTATCATAATCACAACAGTTGGTATAGAAATAAGGGCAGGATAAATTTTACATGGTCTTACCTCTAGGTGAGGTCAAAGGCTGCTAAAAGAGAATCATCTGCCTCAGTAGGGAAATCCCATATTGGTTTCCCAATCACAAGTGCTCCACTCAGAGTACATTCACATacaaagagaactaactggactcagtaggttatatgtacatgtgatcatatacatataaaccatataaatatacatatacataaactgAAAAGTGAAGAAGAAATCATAAATACAGGAAGGGAATGGGGCACTGGAGGGGGAGAGTGAAGGTGGGAGCCATATAGCACAATTAAGGGCTTGAGTTTCTCAAAAATAagcactactttaaaaaaaaactttcatgtgGTAACATTTTGTATGACCTCTGTAACTTTTATGcacatttgaaaccattctgAAAGCTGAATTgtattagaaaacattttaaattaaacctCATTTTTATGTCCTAGTACTTGTTATTGAGTTTCTGGTTTGGGACCATGAATATTGCAGAATCATCTCTGAATGTGTTTACAATTGCTTAACACAAAAACCTTTGACTGGTTActacatcatttcttcctgtAAGTAGCTGTATTTACAAGGAACTGTGGAGTATTAATAATTTCTTTGCCTACACTATAAAGATTACCTCTCAACATTTGCCAGAAGCTGAAAATCTGGCTAAAGCTGTATCCTAATAGCATCCATAAAGAGCTCTTTGCCATGTCAGACTACCTTTGGTTTGAAGGGATACCTTTCCCTACTATAgagtatgaaaaagaaataatggaaaaatCTTGTGATAAGTTTGTGTTCAGAGATGAAGACACATTCATACTGACTTACCCTAAATCAGGTAAGAACCGTTAGTGAGAATGATCCTGAAGTGTATGAGGAAGCATAAGGCTTTGATCCTCATTCATTTGGGTGATTAGTGGCATGCTCTCTATTATATCTGATGTTGAAAATGTTTTGTGGGCATGGATTGCTGTTTTTGAGTGCATTTCACTCAGAGAAAGAACACCAGCCTTTTCTGTGTGGGGAGAGGCTCATCTAGGCCATGTGAGCAATATCAGTTGATCCTAAGGGAGACTCTGGCattgttctgtctctgtgtggaggagaatggaagggagaaatgagggaaataaacagaagaaatagcACCAAGGTATGAAGGCATGGATgtaagaagatgaggaggagaggaCAATGTCAGGTAGAAGAATTACTATGGACCTTGTCCAAGGAGTGAAAACACTCTCAAAACTCAAGGAACCAAAAAGAAGCAGCATGGGCTTTGGGGAGGGTTGTTTGCTGGGTGGCAGAAGCACTGAACATAGGTAAGTTTTAGGTTGCTGACATTGACAGTGAAAGAACATGGAAAAGCCAAGGGCAGTGGACTCCATGAAGAAGATTCATACATTGATCCAGAGAAGAAAGCTAGAGAAATACCCAAGGACAAGTAAACTTAAATGCAAGTGTGTGTGGAAAATTGACAGAAGGGGATTTATTCACCTAATGAGAAGCAGTACTCATAGACATACTGCAGCATGGAAGCATATCAATTGCTTTGCATTAAAAGAAAGGAGCTAGTCTCAAGGACAGAGTCCACAACTACATCCCTGTGAAGTATCTGGGAAAGTCAAACTCACAGCACCAGAAAGTAGAATAATGATGGCCCAGGACTTGAGGGAACTTTCAGGTGGAGTTAATTGAGTAGAATCTCACTTTCTGCATGTGAAGCACTGGCAATGTGCTAGATGAATATAATTTGTACTTAGAGCATATGTGGACATTGTGAACACCACAGGTCTGTGTGCTTGAAAACAGATACACTGTAAATTGTACAGGTGTACAATTTCCTACTTGAGGCTTTTTAACAAGTTCTGTTGAAATGAATGAccattacttttccttcttcaggAAGTAACTGGATGAAGGAGATTGTCTGCTTGATTCAGAGCAAGGGGGATCCCACTTGGGTCCAATCTGTGCCTATCTGGGACCGCTCACTCTCGATAGAGAGTCAAAGGGGATATCAAAAATTAATCAATAAGGAAGGACCACGCCTCATCAACTCCCACCTTCCCTTCCATTTTTTCCCCGAATCTTTCTTCAGTTCCAAGGCCAAGGTCAGTATCCAGTAGTTGAGAAATCTTTGACCAAATGTTTTTTGAACTTCATCAaccttggtgggacctggagctCTTGAAATGCACTCAAATTGTGTAGGCTGTGGGTGAGAACATGAGATTCACATGCACTAAGTGATGCAGATGTGTCTCCTCCTCAGACTACATCAGAGTACCAGAATGTCAAGTACCACACATTGATCCTTAGCAGATATATGAAAGAATGTGAAATATCAACTAGAGCATTCAGGAACTACACATATAGGTCAAGTAGTGGGCAAACTCTAGTGTACAGTGGACATTACTGTTTTGCTATCATCAAAGTCAATTAGCTAATTGTgattctgcatatatgtatggatatatgtATTCCATGATCAGTGTTTGAATCACCCCAGGCAGGTTTGCTCATAGAAGAAGCAGCCTGACCAGGCATCAGTACTCTAATCATGGAGATTGTTCAGCAGTCATGGCCCATTTGTACCCACTGTGTGTTGTTGTATCTAGCTGTCCATTGAGATCAGTAGCCACAGGAATCCCCAACACCAATGATAGAGGATTTTCAGAGGGGAACAGAGATATGCAGGTTCTGACCTATCATAGTTTGTAGTTTGTAAGAAAGCTTTCTGGAAGTTTCTGCACCAtggaacttaaaaatattttatacttaaaatacaAAGACAAATGTAGAACTATTATCTCTCTTGATAATATCACAATGAAGTTGtgacattatatatgtgtgtgtgtgtgtgtgtgtgtgtgtgtgtgtgtgtgtgtgttttatgtggaTTTGGCAAACTCTTGGCTAGACAAATTGAAGTCTAAAAAGTTGAATTCTAGAATAATGTTACACAGATCATTGGTACAAAATAtgaatttccttttattaaattattgtttatatttaattagtttcttttattgtttgtgatcataacataaatacatacatcatcccccttcttcctctctccaaggTTTACTCCATTCTGTCTTTCAAATTTGCagtcttttttcattaattgttgttatatctatatatgtatctaCTTATTTCTCAATATTTAAATGCAACCTGcgatatatataaaatgttagttctttgtatattttcagggctgagcatttgGAATTGCATAACCAATTGTTATGCTTTTCCCAGGGAAAGTCTATTTCTCTGACTCTCTGCATTTCTGAGTTGCCTGTAAGTCTTTGTGTCCACTATTGGGCAATGACACACTGGCCTTGAGATTTGCACCATGGTTCTTTGGAAAGTTATATTTGGTAGTTATGGTTGTGGACAACAATTAGGTTTGCATATTGCAAATGTATTTAGCACAGTACTCATCTCTGAGTATATAAGATGTTCTTTCACAATGGATGGATGGTTTTTCACACTGTAAGACATTGATCTTTATAAATATAGGATCAGCCATGGATTTTTGttatacttgttttgttttttaaagtcttaGTGACCTGAGTAATTGTGCAGTTACATgtttgtaaatgaaataaatttataatagAGGATTCTCACTATAGATATTTGCATTTATGTAAAGTTttgtccaaataaaaataaagtttttagaaACCTCATGGTGATTTGACTGACATTTCATATATATTGTGCAAGTTAAAAGGTTTGGAATGGCTATGTTGACCGTCATGTACATGTTTTTCTATTTAAGATAATCTATGTCATCAGAAATCCCAGAGATGTTCTTGTGTCTGGTTATTTTTTCTGGAGTAAGACAAAATTTGTTAAGATTCCAGAGTCACTGACAACTTATTTTGAATGGTTCATCAAAGGAAATGGTGAGTGTCCTGTTAAATATAGGACTTGGGGGAGGCTCAGAGACATTTTAATGACAAAGTGAGatatagctcaggttggtcttgaattctATATAGCCAGGGACAATGTTGAAGCTCTGTTCCTCAGGAATCCACTTCTTGAGTTCTAGGACTAAAGGACCTACTACCATGTTCCATCAATTTAATGTTGGCACTCACTCTCAAgatcatgtattttatttaacttggTTACATCCCTAGCCTTTAGCATATTCTGTAGTCTTCACTTGGCTACATCTGATCTCTCTGTATTCAACTAATATGTGGTTCCAAGTCTCATCACCATTTTGAACCTAATTGTGAAGTCTTTCTGTTTTCACATGCCACTAcacaacagacacagacacagcttgCCCATAACACAGCATCCCAACAAGGTTTGCAGTATCTGCTCTTTCCAGTACTAAGGTAGGTGTAATAATTTGTGGTATTGAATAAGAAATTCCTCAAATAGACCTTGACATTTAAACACCTGTTTCCCACTTGATGGCACTGTTTCAGAAGATTCATGAGGCACAACCTTGCAGGAGGTACATCACTGAGTGTGGGCTTTGAGAGgttctaaattctttttttaattaaattaattcatgTATTCTGTAtcctgaccagtttcccctccctccttccctccaatcCCCTCCACGCACCActttccccaccccacaccctaatccactcctcctctgtttctgtttagaaaggggcaggcctcagcatgggtgtcaacaaagcatggcatatcaagttcaggTAGAGCTAAACTCCTTGTATTTAGGCTGGACAAGGTAAACCactatgaggaataggttcctaaaaGTCAACCAAAGAAACAGGGATGTGCCCTGCTTTCTTCACTAGGAGTTCtacaagcagatcaagctaaacaaaTGTCACACATGTGTAGAGGCCCTAGGTTGGTTCCATGCAAGCTCCCTAGCTGTGAGTCCAGagactgtgagctcctatgagcccatgtCATTTGTTTCTGTGGGTACCCTTGTGATGACCATGAGCCACCTGGCTCATCCAatctttcctctgtctcttcaacaggatttcctgagctaATCCCAGTGAGTCTCTCTATCTGGTTCCTTCAGTCACTTGcggaaggctctctgatgacaatgtgGATAGTTACCAACCTGATTACAGGAAATGGTCAGTTCAGactacctatccactattgctaatagtcttagcttgagtcatccttgtagattcatgggagttcTCTTATCAGGTTTTTATCTGACCCCAAACGCCCACCATCAAGATgtttctttcattactctcccattCCAACCATGTCCCCAACCCAATCTATCATGTTCCCATCCCAGTcaacccaggagatctcttctattttcccttcccagggacatCAGTACATCACCATACACTTTgggctctccttgttacctagtctttatggagctgtggattgtagcatggttatcatttactttacaGCTATTATCCACtcttgagtgagtacataccatgtctgtttttctgtgtctgggatacctactcaggatgatttttttttctggttcctccAGTTGCCTTCAAAATTCCCGATGTTATTGATTTTAACAGTTGAATAATGCTCCATTGTGgaaatttaccacattttctttgtccaatgTGTGGCTGAGGAGCCCCTAGGTTGTTTCAATGCTCTGGCTATTGTGAAAAACCCTgtcatgaacatagttgaataaATGTTCTCATGGAaagattgagcatcctttgggtatatgcccaagaatggtgtagctgggtcttgaggtagattgattctcagttttctgagaaacctccatattgatttccaaagtggcttgtacaagtttgcaataccactagcagtggaggagtgctcccctaGATCCACATCAAAAAGTTAAGTTCTTAAGTCACTTCCAGatgcttgcctctgctttctggatGTAGTTGAGGAGATGACATAACAGCTTCCTGCTGCTATAGCCCTGCCTGCCACTTGTTGTCATTGTCTCTTTTCTCCCATCATTTATTCTTAACCCTCTAGAATAATAAGCCAAAATTAAGCTGTCTCTGCTtacttaagttgcctttgttcaTGATATTTTaacacagcagcagaaaaataACGAATGTGCATGTTCCTACCACACAACTCAGTGGTGGTTtctcttagtctttttttttactggcttcCCATACATTATCCTGACTGTTTACTGTTTTGTTAAGACACATCTTAACAAATATTGTAAGtcctattttctttattgtcacAAAAGTATTTTCATAGGCATGGATTCTTAACACTTTGCATATAGTTTAACTTTTATTGAgtcataataattatatataacaacatgtttcattatgacatttcatacatgtatgcaggtaATTTTGATCACATTAATGGCCCACTATTCTCTTCTGTTGTTTCCACTTTTGTTgatctttttcctcttcccaatTAACTCTGCTTTCTACTTCCATGTCCCTTTTCTGCATGATTCTGTTTATGACGCAGTGAAGTCCATTGGGGTTGCTTAATGGACCACAGGGAAGCAGTCATTTATAGGAACATGGGTTTCTCACTAGTAGCTCCTATATTGAAAAAAATACATCTCCCTCCACCAGCTACCACTAACTGCCTATAGACTGTGGAAGGAATGGGATGTCATGAGTCCTGTCCCCTAATTACACTTGACTGCTCATAAATCCAGAGGAAAGTGGTGGATACTTGGGAGTACTTTCTCTTCCCTTGATAGAGTATTTTAGGGCCCagtcttatgcaggtcttgtgcagtaATCCCAGATACTAAGAGTTAAAATGTCCTATGGTCATATCATATCTAGAAga
The nucleotide sequence above comes from Peromyscus maniculatus bairdii isolate BWxNUB_F1_BW_parent chromosome 1, HU_Pman_BW_mat_3.1, whole genome shotgun sequence. Encoded proteins:
- the LOC102920703 gene encoding sulfotransferase 2A1-like isoform X1; the protein is MSDYLWFEGIPFPTIEYEKEIMEKSCDKFVFRDEDTFILTYPKSGSNWMKEIVCLIQSKGDPTWVQSVPIWDRSLSIESQRGYQKLINKEGPRLINSHLPFHFFPESFFSSKAKIIYVIRNPRDVLVSGYFFWSKTKFVKIPESLTTYFEWFIKGNGFPELIPVSLSIWFLQSLAEGSLMTMWIVTNLITGNVAYGSWFEHTRAWLSMRERDNFLLLSYEDLKKDTKSTIKKICDFLGKKLEPDELDMVLKYSSFQAMKENKMSNFSLIKEDMAPNGLDLLRKGTTGDWKNYFTVAQAEAFDKVFQEKMAGFPPGLFPWE
- the LOC102920703 gene encoding sulfotransferase 2A2-like isoform X2, giving the protein MSDYLWFEGIPFPTIEYEKEIMEKSCDKFVFRDEDTFILTYPKSGSNWMKEIVCLIQSKGDPTWVQSVPIWDRSLSIESQRGYQKLINKEGPRLINSHLPFHFFPESFFSSKAKIIYVIRNPRDVLVSGYFFWSKTKFVKIPESLTTYFEWFIKGNVAYGSWFEHTRAWLSMRERDNFLLLSYEDLKKDTKSTIKKICDFLGKKLEPDELDMVLKYSSFQAMKENKMSNFSLIKEDMAPNGLDLLRKGTTGDWKNYFTVAQAEAFDKVFQEKMAGFPPGLFPWE